A genomic stretch from Halobellus sp. LT62 includes:
- a CDS encoding type IV pilin translates to MSPRASASVIGVVLLLLVGVVLGGVVAAGAEAVAAATGEPGIASDAASPPGSEVGTVALSLRLDGDTIALTHERGAPLPLADVRVVVAVDGEELRYQPPVPFFAATGFRGGPTGPFNLASDGVWSEGETGSFRIAGTNDPQLRRGRTVSVTVYVESARVSRVRGTVD, encoded by the coding sequence GTGTCTCCCCGTGCGTCGGCGTCGGTGATCGGTGTCGTACTGCTGCTCCTCGTCGGAGTCGTGCTCGGTGGCGTCGTCGCCGCCGGTGCGGAGGCCGTCGCGGCGGCGACGGGCGAACCGGGAATCGCGAGCGACGCGGCCTCGCCGCCGGGTTCCGAGGTGGGAACGGTCGCCCTTTCGCTGCGGCTCGACGGCGATACGATCGCGCTCACGCACGAGCGCGGTGCGCCGCTGCCCCTCGCGGACGTGCGAGTCGTCGTCGCGGTCGACGGGGAGGAACTGCGGTATCAACCGCCCGTCCCGTTCTTCGCGGCGACGGGCTTTCGCGGCGGGCCGACGGGGCCGTTCAACCTCGCGAGCGACGGCGTCTGGTCGGAGGGCGAAACGGGCTCGTTCCGGATCGCCGGCACGAACGACCCGCAGTTGCGGCGCGGGCGAACCGTCTCGGTCACCGTCTACGTCGAATCCGCGCGTGTGAGTCGGGTGCGCGGGACCGTTGAT
- a CDS encoding DUF7096 domain-containing protein gives MRAAALSLALLLVLSAVAGAVPALPDGSDALASDASGSTGYGPSMQVSTPNETDEETSISVLGIPQGSATRSTLKTEYVELGSGLAFGSQTTDVRLESAAVVERIEAAGANDRRQQYLLQEVSAIEQRTITLRTRQQQVIAAYGSGELTPRRLLYELAVIDAEARELQQRRERLQSLVESTPGFSISSSRFGNIELELNTLTGPVRGHAASVLNGEAESTRFFVQSGADSIELSVIRDGTYVRETYRGELRLGNGGSFSLADAVNATEEAYPTITELRIRDDIVGNPESDSTRVTIEHERGRLVAFVDSGSERVFKEYQYRPIDQVTTGSETSAVKDGLELTAHRTYPGGPVRLQLNSTSNDEPVDAQLTVGPEGGRSSVVGRTGDDGSLWTLAPSGTYQVTAIDGSSVVVLSVDPTPTPFVYGAVNESALGNDSESMTPTGVLAN, from the coding sequence ATGCGTGCTGCCGCCCTCTCACTCGCCCTCCTCCTCGTCCTCTCCGCCGTCGCCGGCGCGGTTCCGGCGCTCCCCGACGGTTCGGACGCGCTCGCCAGCGACGCGTCAGGTTCCACCGGGTACGGTCCGTCGATGCAGGTCTCGACGCCGAACGAAACCGACGAGGAGACGTCGATCAGCGTCCTCGGAATCCCGCAGGGATCGGCCACTCGGAGTACGCTCAAGACGGAGTACGTCGAACTCGGAAGCGGCCTCGCGTTCGGGTCACAGACCACGGACGTCCGCCTCGAAAGCGCCGCGGTCGTCGAACGGATCGAAGCCGCCGGGGCCAACGACAGACGACAGCAGTACCTGCTGCAGGAGGTCAGCGCGATCGAACAGCGGACGATCACGCTACGGACCAGACAGCAGCAGGTCATCGCGGCGTACGGGAGCGGAGAGCTGACGCCGCGGCGACTGCTCTACGAACTCGCCGTGATCGACGCCGAGGCGCGGGAGCTCCAGCAGCGTCGCGAGCGGCTCCAGTCGCTCGTCGAGTCGACGCCGGGATTCAGCATCTCCTCGTCGCGCTTCGGGAACATCGAACTGGAGCTGAACACGCTCACCGGCCCGGTTCGGGGCCACGCGGCGTCGGTGCTCAACGGAGAGGCCGAATCGACGCGCTTTTTCGTCCAGTCGGGGGCCGACAGCATCGAGCTCTCGGTCATCCGGGACGGTACGTACGTCCGCGAGACGTACCGCGGGGAGCTTCGACTCGGTAACGGTGGCTCGTTCTCGCTCGCCGACGCGGTGAACGCGACCGAAGAGGCGTACCCGACGATCACCGAGCTTCGGATCCGCGACGACATCGTCGGGAACCCGGAGAGCGACAGCACGCGCGTAACCATCGAACACGAACGAGGCCGGCTCGTCGCGTTCGTCGACAGCGGGAGCGAGCGCGTGTTCAAAGAGTACCAGTACCGCCCGATCGATCAGGTGACGACCGGGTCGGAGACCTCGGCCGTCAAAGACGGCCTGGAGTTGACCGCCCACCGGACGTATCCGGGCGGTCCGGTCCGACTGCAACTCAACAGCACGTCGAACGACGAACCGGTCGACGCGCAACTCACCGTCGGTCCCGAGGGCGGACGGAGCTCCGTCGTGGGCCGGACCGGCGACGACGGCTCGCTGTGGACGCTCGCACCCAGCGGAACCTACCAAGTGACCGCCATCGACGGGAGCTCGGTCGTCGTGCTCTCAGTCGACCCCACGCCGACGCCGTTCGTCTACGGCGCGGTCAACGAGAGCGCGCTGGGCAACGATTCGGAGTCGATGACGCCGACCGGCGTTCTTGCCAACTGA